The Planctomycetaceae bacterium genome has a segment encoding these proteins:
- a CDS encoding SDR family oxidoreductase — translation MPTPRPLGRVTCDHSGRVVLVSGGAAGIGRAICEAFAKSGAAVVCLDIDDAAAGDLPDGIDFVRGDTSVEEDCRNAVEFTIEQHGALDVLVNNAAIQPPESYVPVDQFPSDLWQRMVDVNFSGYTWLAKHAVPHMKRQQAGVIVNMASGQAHRTARQVAAYGPIKAANILQARQWGIEYARDGIRVVSVSPGAIDTPLVRASLEAQGGAAELANRHPIGRIGKPEEVASAVLWLSSCAASFITATDLEVDGGLGAFAAFAEPYPMPGE, via the coding sequence ATGCCGACACCACGTCCCCTGGGTCGAGTCACCTGCGATCATTCCGGCCGCGTCGTGCTGGTCAGCGGCGGAGCCGCCGGGATTGGCCGAGCGATCTGTGAAGCGTTCGCGAAATCCGGCGCAGCCGTTGTGTGTCTGGATATCGATGATGCCGCCGCCGGCGATCTGCCCGACGGAATCGACTTCGTGCGAGGCGACACGTCCGTGGAAGAAGACTGCCGTAACGCCGTGGAATTCACCATCGAACAGCACGGAGCCCTGGACGTGCTGGTCAACAATGCCGCCATCCAGCCGCCGGAATCTTATGTTCCTGTGGATCAGTTTCCGTCGGACCTGTGGCAGCGGATGGTGGACGTGAATTTTTCGGGTTACACCTGGCTGGCGAAGCACGCAGTGCCGCACATGAAACGGCAACAGGCGGGAGTCATCGTCAACATGGCCAGCGGCCAGGCTCACCGAACGGCCCGTCAGGTTGCTGCGTACGGACCGATCAAGGCGGCCAATATTCTGCAGGCCAGGCAATGGGGAATCGAGTACGCTCGCGACGGCATTCGCGTCGTCAGTGTGTCGCCGGGAGCCATTGACACGCCGCTGGTGCGAGCCAGCCTGGAAGCTCAGGGCGGCGCCGCCGAACTGGCGAACCGTCACCCCATCGGCCGCATCGGAAAGCCGGAAGAAGTCGCGTCCGCTGTCCTGTGGCTCAGTAGCTGCGCCGCGTCATTCATCACAGCCACGGACCTGGAAGTCGACGGCGGCCTGGGCGCATTCGCCGCCTTCGCGGAACCGTATCCGATGCCCGGCGAATAG
- a CDS encoding sulfotransferase, which yields MPNVAPSSNFRDPFGLLVRMLRSGNRAAYSALLHEAMRIAAIPLDVLLSGMEKRCIDRATSSRHPLLLIVGPPRSGTTLVYQALAQYLDVSVPTNLSAMFPRSPLTVSRLFHRKRRATKPEFRNFYGQTASLHGSNDAFHLWNRWLGDDRYNPAAELSSSTVADMQKTLAAWTIAFDRPLLNKNNRNAACIDLLARHLPSGYFIVVQRQPLFVVQSLIKARRQVQGDSGTGWGLRSHTTTDASDPLAYVDDVCEQVITIDAEIEQQLRQVASNRVVRISYEEFCEHPAEMIAHVANSIPGVKLNDQMPLDNLPVLQTSSRLTLTPDEHARAVEQLKLAAAASVSVKPAEFCAK from the coding sequence ATGCCGAACGTTGCACCATCGTCGAACTTCCGGGATCCGTTCGGATTGCTGGTCAGAATGCTGCGTTCCGGGAACCGGGCAGCCTATTCGGCTCTTCTGCACGAAGCCATGCGGATCGCGGCGATTCCGCTGGATGTGCTGCTGTCGGGAATGGAGAAGCGCTGCATTGATCGTGCAACGTCAAGCCGTCATCCGCTGCTGCTGATCGTCGGGCCTCCACGCAGCGGCACGACTCTGGTTTATCAGGCCCTGGCTCAGTATCTGGATGTTTCCGTCCCGACGAATCTGAGCGCCATGTTTCCTCGATCGCCTCTGACGGTATCGCGGCTGTTCCATCGGAAGCGCAGGGCGACGAAACCGGAGTTCCGCAACTTCTACGGTCAAACAGCCTCGCTTCACGGATCGAACGATGCGTTTCACCTGTGGAATCGCTGGCTGGGCGATGATCGGTACAACCCGGCGGCGGAGCTTTCGTCGTCGACGGTTGCCGACATGCAGAAAACGCTGGCCGCGTGGACGATCGCGTTTGACAGGCCGTTGCTGAACAAGAATAACCGCAACGCTGCCTGCATCGATCTGCTGGCTCGGCATCTGCCGAGCGGATATTTCATCGTGGTGCAGCGGCAACCGCTGTTTGTTGTGCAGTCGCTGATTAAGGCTCGCCGCCAGGTGCAGGGCGATTCCGGCACCGGCTGGGGGCTCCGCAGTCACACGACAACTGACGCTTCCGACCCGCTGGCCTATGTCGACGATGTCTGCGAACAGGTCATCACGATCGACGCGGAAATCGAACAGCAGCTTCGGCAGGTCGCATCCAATCGCGTCGTCCGGATTTCGTATGAAGAATTCTGCGAACACCCCGCGGAGATGATCGCGCATGTGGCGAACTCAATTCCCGGCGTGAAGCTGAACGACCAGATGCCGCTGGACAACCTGCCTGTTCTGCAGACATCCTCGCGCCTGACGCTCACGCCGGACGAACACGCTCGCGCCGTGGAACAACTGAAACTCGCTGCCGCGGCATCGGTGAGCGTCAAGCCGGCAGAGTTCTGCGCAAAGTAG
- a CDS encoding amidohydrolase, whose amino-acid sequence MSDERLEQLASRFQKTMAHAWMVRTFIKHSDEVDDYPELMGIVRAVFDMSRAIENKIEDPATYFRFARKKIGKLRAAAEAFRDDAWAASTHTNFQQAVMSMLYCVEQLESILQQADELKSATE is encoded by the coding sequence GTGTCCGACGAACGTCTTGAACAACTGGCCAGCCGCTTTCAAAAAACGATGGCGCATGCCTGGATGGTGCGCACGTTCATCAAGCATTCGGACGAAGTGGACGACTATCCGGAACTCATGGGGATCGTTCGCGCCGTGTTTGACATGAGCCGCGCGATTGAAAACAAGATCGAAGATCCCGCGACATACTTCCGGTTCGCTCGAAAGAAAATCGGAAAGCTGCGTGCGGCGGCTGAGGCGTTTCGTGATGACGCCTGGGCCGCGTCGACTCACACGAATTTCCAACAGGCCGTGATGTCCATGCTGTACTGCGTGGAGCAACTGGAATCGATCCTGCAGCAGGCCGACGAACTGAAGTCCGCCACCGAGTAG